One genomic region from Rosa rugosa chromosome 1, drRosRugo1.1, whole genome shotgun sequence encodes:
- the LOC133721121 gene encoding protein RER1A-like — protein sequence MDTGAAGVGLAASSSSSSAEDLSSRGSPLDAVQAWSFGVSRRYQHLLDKTTPHVLHRWLGTLGVALVYVLRVYFVQGFYIVSYGLGIYLLNLLIGFLSPQVDPEIHDLSEGPGLPTRGSDEFRPFVRRLPEFKFWYSITKAFCIAFVMTFFSAFDVPVFWPILLFYWFVLFVLTMRRQIVHMIKYKYVPFSIGKQRYDGKKASASETTTLLPRD from the exons ATGGACACCGGAGCGGCGGGCGTGGGTCTCGCCGCGTCGTCGTCATCGTCGTCGGCGGAGGACCTGTCGTCTCGGGGATCGCCGCTCGACGCCGTCCAGGCGTGGAGCTTCGGCGTGTCGCGCCGATACCAGCACCTGCTCGACAAAACGACGCCGCACGTCCTCCACCGCTGGCTCGGAACCCTCGGCGTGGCCTTGGTCTACGTCCTCCGCGTCTACTTCGTCCAGGGATTCTACATCGTGTCGTACGGCTTGGGGATCTACCTCCTCAACTTGCTCATcggctttctctctcctcaggtCGACCCGGAGATCCACGACCTTTCCGAAGGCCCCGGCCTCCCCACCCGCGGATCCGACGAGTTCCGCCCCTTCGTTCGACGCCTCCCCGAGTTTAAATTCTG GTACTCGATTACAAAGGCGTTTTGCATTGCTTTCGTGATGACATTCTTCAGTGCATTTGATGTGCCTGTGTTCTGGCCCATTCTTCTCTTTTACTGGTTTGTGCTCTTTGTTCTCACAATGAGGAGGCAGATCGTACACATGATCAAGTACAAATATGTTCCTTTCTCTATTGGCAAGCAG